The Populus nigra chromosome 14, ddPopNigr1.1, whole genome shotgun sequence genome has a segment encoding these proteins:
- the LOC133672760 gene encoding HVA22-like protein k yields MALLGSNVVNEVGLRLLLCPLGSNIVVRTACCSVGIVIPVYHTFKAIERKDENEEQKWLMYWAAYGSFTLAEVFTDKLISWFPMYYHMKFAFLVWLQLPSAEGAKQLYMNHLRPFLSRHQARVDLIMGLAYGEMVKLISNHQVELQYAKRMLLKVMGSADQMLKDAPNHPEGHPEVPAIEEEQTRTILDTESDHAD; encoded by the exons ATGGCTCTTCTGGGATCCAACGTAGTAAACGAG GTCGGGTTGCGGTTACTTCTTTGCCCACTTGGATCGAACATTGTAGTAAGAACAGCATG CTGTTCTGTGGGGATTGTTATACCTGTGTACCATACATTCAAAGCAATTgagagaaaagatgaaaatgagGAACAGAAGTGGCTAATGTACTGGGCAG CATATGGATCTTTCACCCTTGCGGAGGTTTTCACAGACAAGTTGATCTCTTG GTTTCCGATGTATTATCACATGAAGTTTGCTTTTCTGGTGTGGCTTCAACTTCCATCTGCTGAA GGGGCTAAGCAATTGTATATGAACCACCTGCGTCCATTCTTATCGAGGCATCAAGCTAGAGTTGATCTGATTATGGGCTTGGCATATGGTGAAATG GTCAAACTCATCAGCAATCACCAAGTAGAACTTCAATATGCTAAGAGAATGCTTTTGAAGGTTATGGGATCAG CTGaccaaatgttaaaggatgccCCTAATCACCCAGAAGGGCATCCTGAAGTCCCTGCCATCGAAGAAGAGCAGACAAGAACAATCTTGGATACCGAATCTGATCATGCTGATTGA